One Haloplanus sp. HW8-1 DNA window includes the following coding sequences:
- a CDS encoding type II toxin-antitoxin system PemK/MazF family toxin, with protein MTNEETPIFERGDVVYGDDPFKGDEDARPWLILSNHEGRPFHGEQYIAVTLTSKSWMDGLIAIPEESWLRGGMPDESQIVPWGVQSIGHEDVDFWQGRLTDDIVDNATTALVKELW; from the coding sequence GTGACCAACGAGGAGACGCCGATTTTCGAACGCGGTGACGTCGTCTACGGCGATGACCCGTTCAAAGGTGACGAGGACGCTCGGCCTTGGCTCATTCTCTCGAACCACGAAGGTCGTCCGTTCCACGGCGAGCAGTATATCGCGGTAACACTAACGTCGAAGTCTTGGATGGATGGCCTCATCGCCATTCCTGAGGAGAGCTGGCTTCGTGGCGGTATGCCAGACGAGAGCCAAATCGTCCCGTGGGGTGTGCAATCGATCGGCCACGAGGATGTCGATTTCTGGCAGGGTCGTCTGACGGATGATATCGTCGATAACGCGACTACTGCTCTCGTCAAAGAATTATGGTAG
- a CDS encoding MarR family transcriptional regulator: MSIDRDTFENTSEDELADLSVPDQVLGFLIANDDYAFKAREIASQTGLDEGAVSTALSRLKDRVLVEHKATYWAVTDDEERLEGYSGYERATALFNEQLGPEDKDAWREHAPEKAHPSVDTEDDQ, from the coding sequence ATGTCCATCGACCGAGACACATTCGAGAACACGAGCGAGGACGAGCTCGCCGATCTTTCGGTTCCTGATCAGGTCCTCGGCTTCCTCATAGCAAACGACGACTATGCGTTCAAGGCGCGCGAGATTGCGTCTCAGACCGGTCTTGACGAAGGCGCGGTTAGTACGGCACTCTCTCGGTTGAAGGATCGTGTGCTGGTCGAGCACAAAGCAACGTACTGGGCAGTGACGGACGACGAAGAACGCCTCGAGGGATATAGCGGGTATGAGCGGGCGACTGCCCTCTTTAACGAACAGCTCGGACCGGAGGACAAGGACGCTTGGCGTGAACACGCACCCGAGAAGGCGCATCCAAGCGTCGATACTGAGGACGACCAGTGA
- a CDS encoding MarR family transcriptional regulator has translation MSIDRDTFKNASEDELADLSVPDQVLGFLAANEDRAFKAREIASQIGIDEGAVSTALSRLKDRDLVEHKATYWAITDDTERLEGYSGYERATALFNEQLGTEDKKSWREHAPSESHPSVEDEQ, from the coding sequence ATGTCCATCGACCGAGACACATTCAAGAACGCGAGCGAGGACGAGCTCGCGGATCTTTCGGTCCCTGACCAAGTCCTCGGATTTCTCGCCGCCAACGAGGATCGGGCGTTCAAGGCCCGCGAAATCGCCTCTCAGATTGGCATCGACGAGGGCGCGGTCAGCACTGCTCTCTCACGATTGAAGGATCGTGATCTCGTCGAACACAAGGCAACGTACTGGGCGATCACCGACGACACCGAGCGACTCGAAGGATACAGCGGCTACGAACGGGCGACTGCTCTGTTCAACGAGCAACTCGGCACAGAAGACAAGAAATCTTGGCGCGAACACGCGCCCAGCGAGTCACACCCGAGCGTTGAGGACGAACAGTGA
- a CDS encoding type II toxin-antitoxin system PemK/MazF family toxin: MSDTSQPIFERGDVVYGDDPFKGEEEARPWLILSNHEGRPFHGEQYIALTLTTKSWLNDLIEIPEESWIRGGMPDDSRIVPWGVQSVNRDDIDFWQGRLDAELVDVAVTALVKELR, translated from the coding sequence GTGAGCGACACATCCCAACCAATCTTCGAACGAGGGGATGTCGTGTATGGTGACGATCCATTCAAGGGTGAAGAAGAGGCTCGTCCGTGGCTGATCCTCTCGAACCACGAGGGCCGTCCATTCCACGGCGAGCAGTATATCGCGCTGACACTGACCACTAAATCGTGGCTGAATGACCTCATTGAGATCCCCGAGGAGAGTTGGATTCGCGGTGGAATGCCGGATGACAGCAGAATTGTTCCTTGGGGCGTTCAATCAGTCAATCGTGATGATATCGATTTCTGGCAAGGACGTCTTGATGCTGAGCTAGTCGATGTAGCCGTCACAGCGCTTGTTAAGGAGCTCCGGTAG